In Prochlorococcus marinus CUG1415, the sequence TGAGCCAGACGCATAGCTTCCTTTGCAATTTCCTCAGTGATATCCTCACCACCCATTTCAAAAAGTATTCTTCCAGGCTTTACAACTGCGACCCAAAACTCTGGATTACCTTTACCAGAACCCATTCTGGTTTCAGCAGGTCTCATTGTTACAGGTTTATCAGGAAATATTCTTATCCAGATTTGACCGCCACGTTTGATATATCTTGTCATAGCTCGTCTACTTGCTTCAATCTGACGTGCAGTTACCCATCCACAGTCTTGAGCTTGGAGAGCAAATTGACCGAATGCAATAGTATTACCTTTTGAGGCTACACCCCTCATTCTGCCTCTATGTTGTTTACGGAATTTAGTACGTTT encodes:
- the rplP gene encoding 50S ribosomal protein L16 yields the protein MLSPKRTKFRKQHRGRMRGVASKGNTIAFGQFALQAQDCGWVTARQIEASRRAMTRYIKRGGQIWIRIFPDKPVTMRPAETRMGSGKGNPEFWVAVVKPGRILFEMGGEDITEEIAKEAMRLAQYKLPVKTKFISIDKKLEDSSKENTQNSKKSQEEVKQ